From the Bacillus tuaregi genome, one window contains:
- a CDS encoding tRNA (adenine(22)-N(1))-methyltransferase yields the protein MNSEKLSYRLETVTKYIPHGYRLADIGSDHAYLPCHVVQKGIVAWAVAGEVVEGPFQSAKRQVEEEGLIDQISVRKGDGLDVIEVGEVDCITIAGMGGALIASILEKGKDKLVDVKRLILQPNISAISIRVWLMENGWVLISEEIIEEDGKIYEVLVAEQGDEQSAYQKNLEKGLLFGPFLLDECNEIFKKKWKAESKNWKSILAKLEHASDTPENRLKKEELIRKISLAEEVLENEEG from the coding sequence ATGAATAGTGAGAAATTATCATACCGTTTAGAGACTGTGACAAAATACATACCGCACGGATATAGATTAGCAGATATTGGTTCGGACCATGCTTATTTACCATGCCATGTCGTCCAAAAAGGGATTGTGGCATGGGCTGTGGCCGGGGAGGTTGTGGAAGGTCCCTTTCAGTCTGCTAAAAGACAGGTTGAAGAAGAAGGGCTAATTGATCAGATTTCCGTCCGAAAAGGAGACGGATTAGATGTGATAGAAGTGGGTGAGGTCGATTGTATCACGATTGCTGGTATGGGAGGAGCATTGATTGCCAGTATCCTTGAAAAAGGCAAGGATAAGCTAGTTGATGTGAAAAGGCTAATCTTACAGCCGAATATAAGTGCCATTTCGATTCGAGTCTGGTTAATGGAAAACGGCTGGGTACTAATCTCCGAGGAAATTATTGAGGAAGACGGAAAAATTTATGAGGTACTTGTTGCCGAACAGGGAGATGAACAATCTGCCTATCAGAAAAATCTCGAAAAGGGTTTATTATTTGGTCCATTTTTACTGGATGAGTGTAACGAGATTTTTAAAAAGAAATGGAAGGCCGAGAGTAAAAACTGGAAGTCTATCCTAGCTAAGCTTGAGCATGCATCAGATACCCCGGAAAACAGACTGAAAAAAGAAGAACTGATAAGAAAAATATCGTTGGCAGAGGAGGTACTAGAAAATGAAGAAGGTTAA